The Pseudonocardia broussonetiae DNA segment TCAGACCCTCCAACCGCAGCCCGGCGCACCCGGCGACGTGTTCGGCGAGCGGCCCGAGGCCGTCGAGGGCCACTCCCCCGCGGTCCGGGTCCCCGTCGACGCTGAACTGGAGCAGTACCGGCAGAGGAGCAGAACGGTCACCGGCGTCCTGCGCGCGCCGGACGGCGGCGTCGAGCGCGTCGGCGAGCCGGACCGAGTCCAGCGACTCCACGCGGTCGGCCCAGCGGACCGCCGCACGCGCCTTATTCCGCTGCAACCCGCCGACGAGGTGCCAGCGCGCGCCCGGGTGCGTGGCGGCGACCTCCGCGACCTTCGCACCCGCCTCCTGCACCCGGTTCTCGCCGAAGGAGGTGAGGCCGAGGTCCATCAGGACCGTCACGTCCGACGCCGGCACGGTCTTGGTGACGGCGAGCAGGGTCACCTCGTCGGGCGGCCGGCCGGCCGCGGCGCACGCGGCGTCGATCCGCGCGCGGACGGCGGCGAGGCGGGCGGCGAGCTCCTCGCGCCGGCTCGTGGGCGCGCTCACCGGGACCC contains these protein-coding regions:
- a CDS encoding YggS family pyridoxal phosphate-dependent enzyme, with amino-acid sequence MSAPTSRREELAARLAAVRARIDAACAAAGRPPDEVTLLAVTKTVPASDVTVLMDLGLTSFGENRVQEAGAKVAEVAATHPGARWHLVGGLQRNKARAAVRWADRVESLDSVRLADALDAAVRRAQDAGDRSAPLPVLLQFSVDGDPDRGGVALDGLGPLAEHVAGCAGLRLEGLMAVAPLGMDTERAFSEVAAAAERLRSAFPQARTLSAGMSGDLEVAIGHGSDVVRVGTALVGERRITSP